Proteins from a genomic interval of Deltaproteobacteria bacterium:
- a CDS encoding alpha/beta hydrolase: MAEDVRGLGPTSHYFYSQRLKLHYVDWGNAEKPPLLLLHGGRDHCRSWDWVAADLRRSFHIIAPDLRGHGDSAWAVGSTYSMIDYVLDVTALMKTLDLFPITVMGHSLGAGVALQYAGIYPDRAARLVAIEGLGPPAGLTKPPSAAARMLQWVREMQALARRHPKPYATLEEAIARMREANPHLSEEQARHLTLSGVIRHEDGTYAWKFDNFVRAVSPYLFNVDEAREIWSHITCPVLLVRGSESWAPDPEVEGHAAAFRHPRIMTVQGAGHWVHHDQLTAFLRGVRQFLEAP, from the coding sequence ATGGCCGAGGACGTCCGGGGGCTCGGGCCGACGTCGCACTACTTCTACTCGCAGCGCCTGAAGCTCCACTACGTCGACTGGGGAAACGCGGAGAAGCCGCCCCTCCTCCTCCTGCACGGCGGGCGCGATCACTGCCGCAGCTGGGACTGGGTGGCGGCCGACCTGCGGCGGAGCTTCCACATCATCGCCCCCGACCTGCGCGGCCACGGCGACTCCGCCTGGGCAGTGGGCAGCACCTACTCCATGATCGACTACGTGCTCGACGTCACCGCACTCATGAAGACGCTCGACCTCTTCCCGATCACCGTCATGGGCCACTCCCTCGGTGCGGGTGTCGCACTCCAGTACGCCGGCATCTACCCCGACCGCGCCGCCCGCCTGGTGGCGATCGAGGGCCTCGGGCCTCCGGCGGGCCTGACCAAGCCGCCCTCGGCAGCGGCGCGCATGCTGCAATGGGTGCGCGAGATGCAGGCGCTCGCTCGGCGGCACCCGAAGCCGTACGCCACGCTCGAGGAGGCGATCGCCCGCATGCGCGAGGCCAACCCGCATCTCAGCGAGGAGCAAGCGCGGCATCTCACCCTGAGCGGCGTCATCCGGCACGAGGACGGCACCTACGCGTGGAAGTTCGACAACTTCGTACGCGCCGTCTCGCCCTACCTCTTCAACGTCGACGAGGCGCGCGAGATCTGGAGCCACATCACCTGCCCGGTGCTGCTCGTGCGCGGCAGCGAGTCCTGGGCGCCCGACCCGGAGGTCGAAGGGCACGCCGCCGCGTTCCGCCATCCGCGGATCATGACCGTCCAGGGGGCCGGACACTGGGTCCACCACGACCAGCTCACCGCGTTCCTGCGCGGGGTGCGCCAGTTCCTCGAGGCGCCGTGA
- a CDS encoding peptidyl-prolyl cis-trans isomerase: protein MVLLSTSMGDIKVELSPDKAPVTVKNFLDYVKAGYYDGTIFHRVISGFMIQGGGLTADMQEKREGQKPPIKNESDNGLKNDTGTVAMARTNVPNSATSQFFINVKDNGSLNGEKDKPGYAVFGKVVDGMDVVKKIEQVKTTTKGPHQNVPVDPVIIKSAKVIAE, encoded by the coding sequence ATGGTGCTGCTGTCGACGTCGATGGGTGACATCAAGGTGGAGCTCTCTCCCGACAAGGCGCCGGTCACGGTCAAGAACTTCCTCGACTACGTCAAGGCCGGCTACTACGACGGCACGATCTTCCACCGCGTCATCTCGGGCTTCATGATCCAGGGCGGCGGCTTGACGGCCGACATGCAGGAGAAGCGCGAGGGGCAGAAGCCGCCGATCAAGAACGAGTCGGACAACGGGCTCAAGAACGACACCGGCACGGTCGCCATGGCGCGTACCAACGTCCCCAACAGCGCAACCTCACAGTTCTTCATCAACGTGAAGGACAACGGGTCCCTCAACGGGGAGAAGGACAAGCCTGGCTACGCGGTGTTCGGGAAGGTCGTCGACGGGATGGACGTGGTCAAGAAGATCGAGCAGGTGAAGACCACCACCAAGGGGCCGCACCAGAATGTCCCGGTCGACCCCGTGATCATCAAGTCGGCGAAGGTAATCGCTGAATAA
- a CDS encoding isochorismatase family protein, translated as MRHAALLDRERAVLVVIDLQEGYRTALQAWQRVVVACRLLVEGSAILGVPLVVTEQYPRGLGHTAPEVAGRFPPGLQVIEKMSMSCCGAATFTERLAATGRRQVLVAGIETHACVNQTVHDLLMLGYQVQVARDATASRRLADVEPAWEKMEAAGMLPTSSEQALLELVRTAESAEFKALQRLLKEAPFPRE; from the coding sequence ATGCGACACGCGGCCCTTCTCGACCGCGAGCGTGCCGTCCTCGTGGTGATCGACCTTCAGGAGGGCTACCGGACGGCGCTGCAGGCGTGGCAGCGTGTAGTCGTGGCGTGCCGGCTCCTCGTCGAGGGCTCGGCAATCCTCGGCGTGCCCCTCGTGGTGACGGAGCAGTACCCGCGCGGCCTCGGCCACACCGCGCCGGAGGTGGCGGGGCGTTTTCCCCCGGGTCTCCAGGTGATCGAGAAGATGAGCATGAGCTGCTGCGGCGCGGCCACCTTCACCGAGCGGCTCGCGGCGACCGGCCGGAGACAGGTGCTGGTCGCCGGCATAGAGACGCATGCCTGCGTCAACCAGACGGTGCACGACCTCCTCATGCTCGGCTATCAGGTGCAGGTGGCGCGGGATGCGACGGCGTCTCGTCGCCTCGCCGACGTGGAACCGGCGTGGGAGAAGATGGAGGCGGCCGGCATGCTGCCCACCTCGAGCGAGCAGGCACTCCTGGAGCTCGTCCGCACGGCCGAGAGCGCCGAGTTCAAGGCGCTCCAGCGGCTCCTCAAGGAAGCGCCGTTCCCGCGCGAGTGA